Proteins encoded within one genomic window of Synechococcus sp. PCC 7335:
- a CDS encoding PD-(D/E)XK nuclease family protein, protein MLELPYYKAKQVSVDRKRHYEIEGYCYPGITTILSATKPYEEKKRLWDWQDRIGKAAAQKITTTSARSGTRIHKIIKSHLKQEPYQLPEGLDGFWSSIEPVLAEIDEVLLVEGAVWHPLEFAGYPDAVMIYDGELCVCDWKTARRPKQIEWISDYCMQVAAYCYAVNWVYRDTGIKIEKGMIAIALEEHPAQIFTLGSDDLFYYWRNFQQRLRQYYRERDSR, encoded by the coding sequence ATGCTTGAGCTGCCCTATTACAAAGCCAAACAGGTTTCTGTCGATCGCAAGCGGCATTATGAGATAGAAGGCTATTGCTATCCGGGCATCACGACGATTCTTTCAGCAACCAAGCCCTATGAGGAGAAAAAGAGACTTTGGGATTGGCAAGATCGGATTGGCAAGGCAGCAGCTCAAAAGATCACGACAACTTCTGCCCGCTCTGGTACTCGTATTCATAAAATTATTAAGTCGCACCTCAAACAAGAACCTTATCAGCTACCAGAGGGGCTAGACGGCTTTTGGAGTTCGATAGAGCCTGTGCTGGCAGAGATCGACGAAGTGCTGCTAGTGGAGGGGGCGGTATGGCATCCGCTAGAGTTTGCGGGCTACCCGGATGCAGTGATGATCTACGATGGCGAACTCTGTGTGTGCGATTGGAAAACAGCGCGTCGGCCAAAGCAGATAGAGTGGATTAGCGACTATTGCATGCAGGTAGCGGCCTATTGCTATGCAGTGAATTGGGTATACCGTGATACAGGTATCAAGATAGAAAAAGGGATGATTGCGATCGCGCTAGAAGAGCATCCCGCTCAAATCTTCACACTCGGCTCCGACGATTTGTTCTACTACTGGCGAAACTTTCAGCAGCGACTTAGGCAATACTATCGGGAACGCGACTCTCGCTGA
- a CDS encoding phage holin family protein has protein sequence MPSLIITWIAITITFIILTKLPTGIEADNFGKAGIAALVFGLLNALFGWFINNAVINFLTLGIVGLVGNTILFALSAFLVPGFRLRKGILSAVLGALGIVFINGIVLAILSAVLPGGA, from the coding sequence ATGCCCTCGCTGATTATCACCTGGATTGCAATAACTATCACATTCATTATTCTGACTAAGTTGCCTACAGGTATTGAAGCCGACAACTTTGGTAAAGCAGGTATTGCAGCGTTAGTTTTTGGGCTGCTAAACGCACTCTTTGGCTGGTTCATCAACAACGCAGTGATCAACTTCTTAACGCTGGGAATCGTTGGACTAGTCGGAAACACTATTTTGTTTGCACTCTCTGCTTTCCTGGTCCCAGGATTTAGGCTGCGAAAAGGAATTCTGAGCGCTGTGCTAGGTGCGTTAGGAATTGTATTTATCAACGGAATTGTTCTAGCTATCCTAAGTGCGGTACTTCCCGGTGGGGCGTAG
- a CDS encoding Tex family protein, with the protein MNAAQLIAQELSVQTTQVEAALSLFSEGATVPFIARYRKERTGELDEIQLRQIAERYDYLTELADRKQTILEVIAKQDRLTPSLKAKIEGSQSKTELEDLYLPYKPKRRTRATIAKEQGLAPLAQAISRLNQSAQSVTDLEVIAKPYLCDEVPTTDAALKGAADILAETMAEQASLRAYVRQFFLSKGLFTSKIKSTHLEGTTKYEMYRSYQRPVSKIASHNLLALLRGDKEGILKLSLSFDEDEILAYLLKSQLRTSDRTLRDFYAQWVKDGFNRLMKTALTNEVIAEKKAQADEESIQTFAENLRHLLLAAPAGMKPTIGIDPGFRTGCKVAAISETGQFLEYEAIYPHSGEGQRAKAITTLTRLISTHNIELIAIGNGTASRETDEFVAEVLTPLDKPPVKVMVSESGASIYSASESAIAEFPDLDITVRGAISIGRRLQDPLAELVKLDPKSIGVGQYQHDVDQKRLKQKLDDTVESCVNYVGVDLNTASKELLQYVSGVSSTVANNIVSFRDENGRFRDRKSLLKVGKLGPKAYEQAAGFLRIRDGDNPLDNTAVHPESYGLVKTMAKDLQLPLKDIPQAGEKLKQLSLKRYVSEKVGEPTLRDILSELEKPGRDPRAQFTYAQFATGVNEISDLRSGMVLEGVVTNVANFGAFVDIGVHQDGLVHVSQMSDRYVSDPKEIVQVGQVVNVQVMEVQEKLKRIGLSMRLDGNGQASKSTRQQANTGQVDNSVKSSNSAVRTNSAVRNSAVEKPIPRKKTDAHQPKTRQQKKSNQSTFNPEDLKNRFNRRRP; encoded by the coding sequence ATGAACGCTGCTCAACTGATTGCTCAAGAACTCTCAGTTCAAACAACACAGGTAGAGGCTGCGTTGTCTTTGTTTTCTGAAGGGGCAACGGTGCCATTTATTGCTCGCTATCGGAAGGAGCGAACTGGCGAACTAGACGAAATTCAGTTACGACAAATTGCCGAGAGATATGACTATCTAACAGAGCTAGCAGATCGAAAGCAAACTATCTTGGAGGTAATTGCTAAGCAGGATAGACTTACGCCATCGTTGAAAGCTAAGATTGAAGGCTCGCAGAGCAAAACCGAGCTAGAAGATCTTTACTTACCTTATAAGCCCAAGCGCCGAACGAGGGCAACGATTGCAAAAGAACAAGGACTAGCGCCGCTTGCCCAAGCAATTTCACGATTAAACCAGAGTGCTCAATCTGTCACAGATTTAGAGGTGATCGCCAAACCTTATCTCTGCGACGAAGTTCCTACGACAGACGCTGCTCTCAAAGGCGCTGCTGATATCCTAGCGGAGACGATGGCAGAGCAGGCCAGCTTGCGCGCCTATGTTCGTCAGTTTTTCTTATCCAAGGGACTGTTCACCTCGAAGATCAAATCGACTCATCTTGAGGGCACAACAAAATATGAGATGTACCGCAGCTATCAGAGGCCTGTAAGCAAGATCGCCTCCCACAATCTACTGGCGCTGCTGCGAGGAGATAAGGAAGGCATTCTAAAGCTATCTTTGAGCTTTGATGAGGATGAGATTCTAGCGTACTTGCTAAAGAGTCAATTGAGAACCTCTGATCGAACGCTGCGTGATTTTTACGCCCAGTGGGTCAAAGATGGTTTCAATCGGCTAATGAAAACAGCGCTGACGAACGAAGTAATTGCTGAGAAGAAAGCCCAAGCTGATGAAGAATCGATTCAAACCTTTGCCGAGAATCTACGTCATTTGCTGCTAGCCGCGCCCGCGGGGATGAAGCCGACAATAGGCATCGATCCGGGCTTTCGAACCGGGTGCAAGGTAGCAGCTATCAGTGAAACCGGGCAGTTTTTAGAGTATGAGGCGATCTATCCTCATTCGGGTGAGGGGCAGCGGGCAAAAGCAATCACCACCCTGACTCGTTTGATTTCAACGCACAATATCGAGCTGATAGCGATCGGAAACGGTACCGCTAGCCGCGAAACGGATGAGTTTGTCGCTGAAGTGCTCACGCCGCTAGACAAACCGCCAGTCAAGGTCATGGTCAGTGAATCGGGCGCGTCTATCTATTCGGCCAGTGAAAGCGCGATCGCAGAATTTCCCGATCTAGATATCACCGTGCGCGGGGCTATTAGCATCGGTCGCCGTCTACAAGATCCTTTAGCTGAGCTGGTTAAACTTGATCCGAAATCGATCGGCGTTGGCCAGTATCAACATGACGTTGATCAAAAGCGGCTGAAGCAAAAGCTAGATGATACCGTCGAAAGCTGTGTGAACTATGTCGGCGTGGATTTAAACACAGCTTCAAAAGAGCTATTGCAGTATGTATCAGGTGTTAGTTCGACAGTCGCAAACAATATTGTCAGCTTTAGAGACGAGAATGGTCGATTTCGCGATCGCAAGAGCCTACTTAAAGTTGGCAAGCTCGGCCCGAAAGCCTACGAACAAGCTGCTGGGTTTCTTAGGATTCGAGACGGGGACAATCCACTAGATAATACTGCTGTCCATCCCGAGAGCTATGGTCTGGTAAAGACAATGGCCAAGGACTTGCAGCTGCCTTTAAAGGATATTCCTCAAGCCGGTGAAAAGCTCAAACAGCTATCGCTCAAGCGCTACGTCAGCGAGAAAGTAGGAGAACCGACACTAAGAGATATTCTCAGCGAGCTAGAAAAGCCAGGTAGAGATCCTAGAGCCCAGTTTACTTACGCACAGTTTGCGACCGGCGTGAACGAGATTAGCGATCTGCGTAGTGGCATGGTACTAGAAGGCGTAGTGACTAATGTGGCCAACTTTGGTGCGTTTGTTGATATTGGCGTACATCAAGATGGACTAGTGCATGTATCCCAAATGAGCGATCGCTATGTAAGTGACCCGAAAGAGATTGTGCAGGTTGGGCAGGTAGTGAACGTTCAGGTGATGGAGGTTCAAGAGAAATTAAAGCGTATTGGTCTAAGCATGCGACTAGACGGTAACGGCCAGGCGAGCAAATCTACTCGGCAACAAGCTAACACTGGGCAAGTTGATAATTCAGTGAAAAGCTCCAATAGTGCAGTGAGAACCAATAGTGCAGTGCGAAATAGTGCGGTTGAAAAGCCTATCCCCAGAAAGAAAACAGACGCGCATCAACCTAAGACTAGGCAACAGAAAAAATCCAATCAGTCTACTTTCAACCCGGAAGATCTTAAGAACAGATTCAATCGCCGTAGACCCTAA
- a CDS encoding COP23 domain-containing protein, giving the protein MLDSCTTPGRGCLSRTLLLTGMLLSVIATTAAPSHAQIPPPPLPEVEPEGQETPTATSDPRFECQIVDGQYTVMYLPENQPGRAYKWASPTRMGGGWSAEKRCFAISDRLESYRPEGLVELQVGMENGYDIVCATTEQSPGQCKIVFTVPRGQNPVVTRDRVFDNLSVADAGSETTVVTTFTGNNNNDILGEIGSIIGNFPTGDAPSSVPDSTSTSNGINLKPFLSPADGGTGTALAQPSGPTSGPNGSLNPDNFR; this is encoded by the coding sequence ATGCTCGATTCTTGCACGACCCCCGGCCGCGGCTGCTTGAGCCGGACTCTTTTGCTCACAGGCATGCTCTTGAGCGTGATCGCAACGACTGCCGCCCCTAGCCACGCCCAAATTCCGCCGCCGCCTCTGCCTGAAGTTGAGCCAGAAGGGCAAGAAACCCCAACAGCTACTAGCGATCCCCGGTTTGAGTGTCAGATCGTAGACGGTCAGTACACAGTGATGTATCTACCTGAGAATCAGCCAGGTCGAGCTTACAAATGGGCATCGCCTACACGGATGGGTGGTGGCTGGAGTGCTGAAAAGCGATGCTTCGCCATCAGCGATCGCCTAGAATCCTACCGCCCTGAAGGACTCGTTGAACTTCAAGTCGGAATGGAAAACGGCTACGATATCGTCTGTGCGACAACCGAACAATCACCTGGACAATGCAAGATAGTCTTCACGGTGCCTAGAGGCCAGAATCCGGTGGTAACGCGTGATCGCGTCTTTGACAATCTTTCTGTCGCCGACGCAGGTAGCGAAACCACTGTTGTCACTACATTTACTGGCAATAACAACAACGATATACTGGGTGAGATTGGTAGTATCATTGGCAACTTTCCTACTGGTGATGCCCCCTCATCGGTACCTGATAGTACCTCTACTAGCAATGGCATAAATCTAAAGCCATTCCTCTCACCTGCTGATGGTGGCACCGGTACCGCCTTGGCTCAACCATCTGGTCCTACATCTGGCCCTAATGGTTCTCTCAATCCTGACAATTTCCGCTAG
- a CDS encoding S9 family peptidase, with translation MVQTIPHGSWKSPITSDLIVSSSIRLGAARLDGPDIYWSELRPTEGGNQRIVRYGPEDPLGSVTEITPASVNVRTRVHEYGGGAYVIHQGTVYFSNFADQRLYCQRAGEDPFAITPAVTPAAGLRYADMVVDAARERLICVVEDHRQSGEAINAIATVPLSGGLPKVIVSGNDFYSSPRLSPDGTALAWITWNHPQMPWDGTELWLAEITEDGSLSHPRHLVGNTKESVCQPKWSPAGTLHFISDATGWWNLYRWEGERGEPLFPMEAEFAGPQWSFGQSSYGFVDNRHILCTYQYQGETKLAELNTLARSMDEIAVPYSGIGSLQVGRGYAVFLGASTDRPSALVRLNLETAQITEVRRSSSLEIDPGYLSKPTVISFPTTGGFNAYGIYYPPQNKDFEASVTERPPLLVKTHGGPTASASSALNPSIQYWTSRGFAVLDVNYGGSSGYGRAYRNRLQKRWGIVDVDDAVNGALYLVEQGKADRDRLAIDGGSAGGYTTLATLTFRDVFKAGASYYGVSDMSSLAAETHKFESRYLDSLVGPYPAEKSVYEARSPINAVDQLSCPIIFFQGSEDRIVPPNQAETMVNALKQKGIPVAYLLFEGEQHGFRKAENIKRALDAELSFYAQIFSFELADNIEPVDIAGIDSWTK, from the coding sequence ATGGTTCAAACGATCCCTCATGGCTCTTGGAAGTCGCCGATTACTTCAGATCTGATTGTCTCTAGTTCTATTCGCCTTGGCGCTGCTAGGCTAGATGGCCCAGATATCTATTGGAGTGAGCTACGGCCAACCGAAGGTGGAAACCAGCGAATAGTCCGCTACGGTCCAGAAGATCCGTTGGGCAGCGTCACCGAGATTACGCCTGCGAGCGTGAATGTGCGAACACGGGTGCATGAGTATGGCGGGGGCGCGTATGTGATCCACCAGGGAACGGTTTACTTTTCTAACTTTGCAGATCAAAGGCTCTATTGTCAGCGGGCCGGGGAAGACCCCTTTGCTATAACGCCCGCTGTAACGCCTGCGGCAGGACTGCGCTATGCCGATATGGTGGTTGATGCTGCCAGAGAACGGCTAATTTGTGTGGTAGAGGACCATCGTCAGTCTGGCGAAGCGATTAATGCGATCGCCACTGTTCCTCTATCTGGTGGTCTCCCAAAGGTTATTGTCAGCGGTAATGACTTCTATTCTTCGCCTCGGCTTAGCCCCGATGGTACAGCGCTAGCATGGATTACCTGGAATCATCCTCAAATGCCTTGGGATGGTACCGAGCTGTGGCTAGCAGAGATTACAGAGGATGGCAGCCTCAGTCATCCTCGCCATCTAGTTGGCAACACAAAAGAATCGGTTTGCCAGCCCAAATGGTCCCCAGCTGGGACACTGCACTTCATTAGCGATGCCACTGGCTGGTGGAACCTGTATCGATGGGAAGGCGAACGAGGAGAGCCGCTTTTTCCAATGGAAGCAGAATTCGCTGGGCCTCAGTGGAGCTTTGGTCAAAGCAGCTATGGCTTTGTAGACAATCGCCATATCCTCTGTACCTATCAGTATCAAGGCGAAACCAAATTAGCTGAGCTGAATACTTTGGCACGCTCTATGGACGAAATCGCCGTTCCCTATTCGGGGATCGGTAGCCTGCAAGTCGGCAGGGGCTATGCTGTTTTTCTAGGAGCTAGTACAGATAGACCTAGTGCGCTGGTTCGGCTCAATCTAGAAACCGCACAGATAACCGAAGTTCGTCGCTCTAGCAGTCTGGAAATTGATCCAGGCTATCTATCTAAGCCTACGGTCATTTCTTTCCCGACGACAGGCGGATTCAATGCCTATGGCATCTACTATCCGCCGCAGAACAAAGACTTCGAAGCCTCGGTTACTGAGCGCCCCCCTCTACTAGTCAAAACGCACGGCGGTCCGACTGCTTCTGCCTCTAGCGCGCTCAATCCGTCTATTCAGTATTGGACCAGTCGCGGGTTCGCAGTGCTAGATGTCAACTACGGGGGCAGTAGTGGCTATGGACGTGCCTACCGCAATCGCCTGCAAAAAAGATGGGGCATTGTCGATGTTGACGATGCCGTTAACGGCGCGCTGTATCTGGTAGAGCAGGGAAAAGCGGACCGCGATCGCCTAGCAATTGATGGTGGGAGTGCAGGTGGCTATACGACGCTAGCTACACTCACCTTTCGCGACGTGTTCAAAGCAGGGGCGAGCTACTATGGCGTTAGTGATATGTCTAGTCTGGCTGCAGAGACACACAAGTTTGAATCGCGCTATCTAGATAGCTTGGTTGGTCCATATCCAGCAGAGAAGTCCGTGTATGAAGCGCGATCGCCTATCAATGCAGTCGATCAGCTTTCCTGTCCAATCATCTTTTTCCAGGGGAGTGAGGATAGAATCGTGCCGCCAAACCAGGCGGAAACTATGGTCAACGCACTAAAGCAGAAAGGCATTCCGGTTGCTTATCTTTTGTTTGAAGGAGAACAGCATGGCTTTAGAAAAGCAGAAAATATCAAGCGGGCACTAGATGCAGAGCTTTCTTTCTATGCCCAAATTTTTAGCTTTGAGCTAGCAGACAATATTGAGCCAGTAGACATTGCCGGAATCGATAGCTGGACGAAATAA
- a CDS encoding DUF6737 family protein — protein MPESIAGRNKVVNSKNEKEIEEREKSGEAALNQESKSKTPTSIWQTKPWWCQPWSIVLTGVAVPSASWLLLHRLWITLPVAVAIALWWLLFLVLVPAQYAQYATALQDTAGSSVEG, from the coding sequence TTGCCGGAATCGATAGCTGGACGAAATAAGGTAGTCAATTCAAAGAACGAAAAAGAGATAGAAGAACGAGAGAAATCAGGAGAAGCTGCTTTGAATCAAGAATCGAAGTCTAAGACGCCTACCTCAATCTGGCAGACAAAGCCGTGGTGGTGCCAGCCATGGTCCATTGTGCTAACTGGCGTAGCGGTTCCGAGCGCATCTTGGCTGCTGCTGCATCGGCTATGGATTACGCTGCCCGTAGCTGTAGCGATCGCACTCTGGTGGCTGCTGTTCTTAGTTTTGGTGCCCGCTCAATATGCTCAATATGCTACGGCGCTACAGGACACGGCAGGCAGCTCTGTAGAGGGCTGA
- a CDS encoding class I fructose-bisphosphate aldolase: MVTTLSRPNSIVDLLGKEADSLLQHEAKVSKDLLHLPGSDWVDRIFAQSDRNPQVLRSLQQLYSTGRLANTGYLSILPVDQGLEHSAAASFAPNPIYFDSENIVKLAIEGGCNAVATTLGVLGSISRKYAHKIPFIVKLNHNELLSYPNTHEQIMFASVEQAWNLGAVAVGATIYFGSSGSHQQIQEVRKAFARAHELGMATILWCYLRNDVFKQDKDYHLAADLTGQANHIGVTIEADIIKQKLPTVNNGYGAVNEIESYGRTDPRVYSELSSDHPIDLTRYQVLNCYAGRAGLINSGGSSGDSDFADAVRTAVINKRAGGCGLISGRKTFQRQMEEGVKLFHLIQDVYLSSDITVA, from the coding sequence ATGGTAACGACTCTTTCTAGACCTAATTCTATTGTCGATCTACTAGGTAAGGAAGCCGATTCTTTACTGCAGCATGAGGCCAAAGTCTCCAAAGACCTGCTGCACTTACCTGGCTCGGATTGGGTAGATCGAATCTTTGCACAAAGCGATCGCAATCCCCAGGTGCTGCGTAGTCTTCAGCAGCTCTACTCAACTGGTCGGCTAGCCAATACTGGCTATCTTTCTATCCTGCCTGTCGATCAAGGTCTAGAGCACTCGGCTGCAGCTTCTTTTGCCCCCAACCCTATCTACTTTGATAGTGAGAACATCGTGAAGCTAGCTATCGAAGGCGGCTGTAATGCGGTTGCTACTACCCTAGGTGTGCTTGGCTCTATCTCTCGCAAGTATGCTCACAAAATTCCTTTTATCGTTAAGCTCAACCACAACGAACTGCTCAGCTATCCCAACACTCACGAGCAGATTATGTTCGCCTCCGTAGAGCAAGCTTGGAATTTAGGAGCTGTTGCTGTCGGTGCTACTATCTACTTCGGCTCTTCTGGATCACACCAGCAGATCCAAGAAGTCCGTAAAGCTTTTGCCCGGGCTCACGAACTAGGCATGGCTACTATCCTCTGGTGCTACCTGCGCAACGATGTCTTCAAGCAGGACAAAGACTATCATTTGGCTGCTGATCTAACCGGGCAGGCAAACCATATCGGTGTCACTATCGAGGCCGACATCATCAAACAAAAGCTGCCAACTGTCAACAACGGCTATGGCGCAGTCAATGAAATCGAGAGCTATGGCAGAACCGATCCTAGGGTTTATTCCGAGCTTTCTAGCGACCATCCAATTGATTTGACTCGCTATCAGGTTCTCAACTGCTATGCGGGCCGCGCCGGACTAATCAACTCTGGAGGCTCGTCTGGTGATAGCGACTTTGCCGACGCTGTTCGTACTGCGGTGATCAATAAGCGAGCCGGAGGCTGCGGACTGATCTCTGGCCGCAAAACTTTTCAGCGTCAGATGGAAGAGGGTGTCAAGCTATTTCATCTAATTCAGGACGTTTATCTCTCTTCTGATATAACGGTTGCTTAA